One Penaeus monodon isolate SGIC_2016 chromosome 37, NSTDA_Pmon_1, whole genome shotgun sequence genomic region harbors:
- the LOC119596171 gene encoding uncharacterized protein LOC119596171 isoform X1, whose protein sequence is MAEQSGVNASSPWTEVDTFMDFLIDMDIVIVKEDLEPGEDPWQALWLISSIAIVGLILYFLFLKTVSNSDMDSVFTNLYRLQATEALVTVLSQTAAVLVTVTSIVEGTQKSSVCRGLLTTVIASYLSFFFTLMMIAFTRCMYVIFPLYIHHLHPAVLQASIAVGWAVFAIFCAVVVYQQEIWSLFLLYLCIGIYGTPLLTGNMITTLTFLVIGITLLLYVFILAMQYKSKVPHRRRIMQRNRATLLTCMVHFGVQLLEMVAQGLFKFIRYQEVSIWSTMSVITFQSFVRVILSPIILVMLMRRGRQARQ, encoded by the exons ATGGCCGAGCAGAGCGGCGTCAACGCGAGCAGTCCGTGGACGGAGGTGGACACCTTCATGGACTTCCTCATCGACATGGACATCGTGATCGTGAAGGAGGACCTCGAGCCGGGCGAGGACCCGTGGCAGGCCCTGTGGTTGATCTCCTCCATCGCCATCGTCGGGCTGATCCTCTACTTCCTGTTCCTGAAGACGGTCAGCAACTCCGACATGGACAGCGTGTTCACCAACCTGTACCGGCTGCAGGCCACGGAGGCGCTGGTCACCGTGCTCTCTCAGACGGCGGCTGTGCTGGTGACGGTCACCAGCATCGTGGAGGGCACGCAGAAGAGCTCGGTGTGCCGCGGCCTCCTCACCACCGTCATCGCCTCCTACCTGAGTTTCTTCTTCACGCTCATGATGATCGCCTTCACGCGCTGCATGTACGTCATCTTCCCGCTGTacatccaccacctccacccggCCGTGCTGCAGGCCAGCATCGCCGTCGGCTGGGCCGTCTTCGCCATCTTCTGCGCCGTCGTCGTCTACCAGCAGGAGATCTGGTCGCTGTTCCTGCTGTACCTCTGCATCGGCATCTACGGCACCCCGCTGCTCACGGGCAACATGATCACCACGCTCACCTTCCTCGTCATCGGCATCACCCTCCTGCTGTACGTGTTCATCCTCGCCATGCAGTACAAGTCCAAGGTCCCGCACCGCCGCCGAATCATGCAG AGGAACCGCGCCACCCTGCTGACCTGCATGGTGCACTTTGGGGTGCAGCTGCTGGAGATGGTGGCCCAGGGCCTGTTCAAGTTCATCCGCTACCAGGAGGTGTCCATCTGGAGCACCATGTCCGTCATCACTTTCCAGTCGTTCGTCCGCGTCATCCTCTCGCCCATCATCCTGGTCATGCTGATGCGTCGGGGGCGGCAGGCCAGGCAGTGA
- the LOC119596171 gene encoding uncharacterized protein LOC119596171 isoform X2 encodes MAEQSGVNASSPWTEVDTFMDFLIDMDIVIVKEDLEPGEDPWQALWLISSIAIVGLILYFLFLKTVSNSDMDSVFTNLYRLQATEALVTVLSQTAAVLVTVTSIVEGTQKSSVCRGLLTTVIASYLSFFFTLMMIAFTRCMYVIFPLYIHHLHPAVLQASIAVGWAVFAIFCAVVVYQQEIWSLFLLYLCIGIYGTPLLTGNMITTLTFLVIGITLLLYVFILAMQYKSKVPHRRRIMQALRWKYRC; translated from the coding sequence ATGGCCGAGCAGAGCGGCGTCAACGCGAGCAGTCCGTGGACGGAGGTGGACACCTTCATGGACTTCCTCATCGACATGGACATCGTGATCGTGAAGGAGGACCTCGAGCCGGGCGAGGACCCGTGGCAGGCCCTGTGGTTGATCTCCTCCATCGCCATCGTCGGGCTGATCCTCTACTTCCTGTTCCTGAAGACGGTCAGCAACTCCGACATGGACAGCGTGTTCACCAACCTGTACCGGCTGCAGGCCACGGAGGCGCTGGTCACCGTGCTCTCTCAGACGGCGGCTGTGCTGGTGACGGTCACCAGCATCGTGGAGGGCACGCAGAAGAGCTCGGTGTGCCGCGGCCTCCTCACCACCGTCATCGCCTCCTACCTGAGTTTCTTCTTCACGCTCATGATGATCGCCTTCACGCGCTGCATGTACGTCATCTTCCCGCTGTacatccaccacctccacccggCCGTGCTGCAGGCCAGCATCGCCGTCGGCTGGGCCGTCTTCGCCATCTTCTGCGCCGTCGTCGTCTACCAGCAGGAGATCTGGTCGCTGTTCCTGCTGTACCTCTGCATCGGCATCTACGGCACCCCGCTGCTCACGGGCAACATGATCACCACGCTCACCTTCCTCGTCATCGGCATCACCCTCCTGCTGTACGTGTTCATCCTCGCCATGCAGTACAAGTCCAAGGTCCCGCACCGCCGCCGAATCATGCAG